The following are encoded in a window of Amaranthus tricolor cultivar Red isolate AtriRed21 chromosome 2, ASM2621246v1, whole genome shotgun sequence genomic DNA:
- the LOC130805540 gene encoding uncharacterized protein LOC130805540, protein MAKRIAKKMIVGYASEEYNRVWDYAEAIRRFNPGSTAIVKCIGIDAPPPLFQRMYICLPACKEGFVAGCRPIIGVDGAHLKGQFPGVLLIAVGKDGNNNIFPVAWAVVEIENVETWTWFLYLLVEDLRSVSPSSSWVQPGCEDFTFMSDRQKDLVEALNSVIPEAEIRFCCRHIWANFKIKFPGELFKHHFWKAARAYNKIWNQNISVEAYEYLAAIPAKHWSRHAFSSRSKSGMLLNNFCESFNNVLVEAREKPIISLMEWIRRYVMQRSAAKREGLSNFKGVLMPAITKMIEKNAKEIYALRVILVDVSEFEVDDDEESYVVNLTNKTCLCGSWNLIGIPCKHAMACIALRKLDASEFFHEAYLVEMYAKTYAPKFYGMPRHKMWPTTTLAKPL, encoded by the exons atggctaaaagaattgcaaAGAAAATGATAGTTGGTTATGCTAGTGAAGAGTACAACAGGGTGTGGGATTATGCGGAAGCAATAAGGAGGTTTAATCCAGGGAGCACTGCAATCGTgaaatgcattggaatagacGCACCTCCACCCTTGTTccaaaggatgtatatatgcTTGCCAGCATGTAAGGAGGGTTTTGTTGCTGGCTGTAGGCCTATTATAGGTGTTGATGGGGCACATTTGAAGGGACAATTCCCTGGGGTTTTGTTGATTGCTGTAGGTAAGGATGGGAACAATAACATCTTCCCCGTTGCATGGGCTGTGGTCGAAATAGAAAACGTAGAAACTTGGACTTGGTTTCTATATCTCCTTGTAGAAGACCTAAGGTCGGTTAGTCCATCGAGTAGTTGGGTACAACCAGGATGTGAAGATTTCACCTTCatgagcgataggcaaaag GATTTGGTTGAAGCTTTGAACTCAGTGATTCCTGAAGCTGAAATTAGGTTCTGCTGTAGGCATATATGGGCTAACTTCAAGATCAAGTTCCCTGGAGAGTTGTTCAAACATCACTTTTGGAAAGCAGCAAGAGCTTACAACAAGATATGGAATCAa aatatttctgttGAAGCATATGAATATCTAGCTGCTATTCCTGCTAAACACTGGTCTAGGCATGCTTTTTCTAGTAGGAGTAAGTCTGGGATgttgttaaataatttttgtgagtCATTCAATAATGTGTTAGTAGAAGCAAGGGAGAAGCCTATAATTTCTCttatggagtggattaggagATATGTAATGCAAAGAAGTGCAGCCAAAAGAGAAGGGCTGAGTAACTTTAAAGGTGTGTTGATGCCAGCTATCacaaaaatgattgaaaaaaatgcaAAGGAAATATATGCTTTAAGGGTAATCTTAGTGGATGTGTctgagtttgaggtggatgatgatgaagaatcttACGTTGTAAACTTGACCAACAAGACTTGCCTTTGTGGAAGCTGGAATCTTATTGGGATCCCTTGTAAACATGCCATGGCTTGTATTGCTCTTAGAAAATTAGATGCCAGCGAATTTTTCCATGAGGCGTATCTTGTAGAAATGTATGCAAAGACGTATGCTCCAAAGTTTTATGGTATGCCAAGACACAAAATGTGGCCGACAACCACTTTAGCCAAACCACTTTAG
- the LOC130805125 gene encoding quinolinate phosphoribosyltransferase [decarboxylating] 1a isoform X1, whose product MHLLLVSKLHQSPALFPVSQFPSYILNFSSSSLFTLRSCNLKLVSAFPINSNSSHRRRPAIQVARPGHRRRPANPVVCRQPLRFQFQLKKEKQIGTLLNSMDSKTPPCHPTYDLKGVIKLALSEDSANIGDVTSMATIPAEMEVEAQFLTKEDGIVAGITLAEMIFHEVDPSLKVEWYQKDGDHVHKGLSLGKVYGRAHSIVVAERVALNFMQRMSGIATLTKEMADAAYPATILETRKTAPGLRLVDKWAVLIGGGRNHRLGLFDMVLIKDNHVSIAGGITKALKSTDDYLVQNNLVMEVEVETRTLEEVKEVLEYASQNKTSLTRIMLDNMVIPKPNGGVDVSMLKKAVRMIDGRFETEASGNVTLDTVHQIGQTGVTYISSGALTHSVKALDISLKIDTELALEVGRRTNRA is encoded by the exons ATGCATCTTCTATTAGTAAGCAAGCTGCATCAGTCACCGGCGCTTTTTCCCGTGTCTCAATTTCCTTCATACATTCTCAATTTCTCATCCTCTTCACTCTTCACCTTACGTTCTTGCAATTTGAAGCTAGTTTCAGCATTTCCTATTAATTCTAATTCAAG CCACCGCCGCCGCCCTGCCATTCAAGTTGCCCGGCCCGGTCACCGACGCCGTCCCGCCAATCCAGTTGTCTGCCGCCAACCTCTACG TTTTCAGTTTcaattgaagaaagaaaaacaaattggGACATTACTGAACTCAATGGACTCAAAGACGCCGCCTTGTCATCCTACTTATGACTTGAAGGGTGTCATCAAGCTTGCTCTTTCTGAAGATTCTGCTAATATAG GGGATGTGACATCTATGGCCACTATTCCAGCAGAAATGGAAGTGGAAGCCCAGTTTTTAACGAAAGAGGATGGCATTGTTGCAGGTATTACCCTCGCTGAAATGATATTCCATGAAGTGGATCCTTCCTTAAAG GTGGAATGGTACCAGAAGGATGGGGATCATGTTCATAAAGGACTGAGTTTAGGGAAAGTatatg GAAGAGCGCATAGTATTGTAGTTGCTGAAAGAGTGGCTCTAAATTTCATGCAACGGATGAGTGGAATTGCTACACTCACAAAG GAAATGGCTGATGCTGCATATCCTGCTACTATCTTGGAGACAAGAAAGACAGCTCCAGGTTTACGCTTGGTGGATAAGTGGGCG GTTCTGATTGGTGGAGGGAGGAATCACAGGCTTGGTTTATTTGACATGGTGTTGATCAAAGATAATCATGTATCAATAGCAGGAGGAATCACAAAAGCCCTGAAATCTACAGACGATTATTTGGTGCAGAACAATCTCGTAATGGAGGTTGAG GTAGAGACCAGAACCCTGGAGGAAGTTAAGGAGGTATTAGAGTATGCATCCCAGAATAAGACTTCCCTGACGCGGATAATGTTGGATAACATGGTAATCCCCAAACCTAATGGAGGTGTTGATGTTTCCATGCTGAAAAAAGCTGTCAGAATGATTGACGGTAGATTTGAGACTGAG GCATCTGGAAATGTGACTCTTGACACCGTGCACCAAATCGGACAAACTGGAGTGACCTATATATCTAG TGGTGCCTTGACGCATTCGGTGAAAGCACTTGACATCTCCCTGAAGATTGATACTGAGCTTGCTCTCGAAGTTGGGAGGCGTACAAATCGTGCCTGA
- the LOC130805125 gene encoding quinolinate phosphoribosyltransferase [decarboxylating] 1a isoform X2, translated as MHLLLVSKLHQSPALFPVSQFPSYILNFSSSSLFTLRSCNLKLVSAFPINSNSSFQFQLKKEKQIGTLLNSMDSKTPPCHPTYDLKGVIKLALSEDSANIGDVTSMATIPAEMEVEAQFLTKEDGIVAGITLAEMIFHEVDPSLKVEWYQKDGDHVHKGLSLGKVYGRAHSIVVAERVALNFMQRMSGIATLTKEMADAAYPATILETRKTAPGLRLVDKWAVLIGGGRNHRLGLFDMVLIKDNHVSIAGGITKALKSTDDYLVQNNLVMEVEVETRTLEEVKEVLEYASQNKTSLTRIMLDNMVIPKPNGGVDVSMLKKAVRMIDGRFETEASGNVTLDTVHQIGQTGVTYISSGALTHSVKALDISLKIDTELALEVGRRTNRA; from the exons ATGCATCTTCTATTAGTAAGCAAGCTGCATCAGTCACCGGCGCTTTTTCCCGTGTCTCAATTTCCTTCATACATTCTCAATTTCTCATCCTCTTCACTCTTCACCTTACGTTCTTGCAATTTGAAGCTAGTTTCAGCATTTCCTATTAATTCTAATTCAAG TTTTCAGTTTcaattgaagaaagaaaaacaaattggGACATTACTGAACTCAATGGACTCAAAGACGCCGCCTTGTCATCCTACTTATGACTTGAAGGGTGTCATCAAGCTTGCTCTTTCTGAAGATTCTGCTAATATAG GGGATGTGACATCTATGGCCACTATTCCAGCAGAAATGGAAGTGGAAGCCCAGTTTTTAACGAAAGAGGATGGCATTGTTGCAGGTATTACCCTCGCTGAAATGATATTCCATGAAGTGGATCCTTCCTTAAAG GTGGAATGGTACCAGAAGGATGGGGATCATGTTCATAAAGGACTGAGTTTAGGGAAAGTatatg GAAGAGCGCATAGTATTGTAGTTGCTGAAAGAGTGGCTCTAAATTTCATGCAACGGATGAGTGGAATTGCTACACTCACAAAG GAAATGGCTGATGCTGCATATCCTGCTACTATCTTGGAGACAAGAAAGACAGCTCCAGGTTTACGCTTGGTGGATAAGTGGGCG GTTCTGATTGGTGGAGGGAGGAATCACAGGCTTGGTTTATTTGACATGGTGTTGATCAAAGATAATCATGTATCAATAGCAGGAGGAATCACAAAAGCCCTGAAATCTACAGACGATTATTTGGTGCAGAACAATCTCGTAATGGAGGTTGAG GTAGAGACCAGAACCCTGGAGGAAGTTAAGGAGGTATTAGAGTATGCATCCCAGAATAAGACTTCCCTGACGCGGATAATGTTGGATAACATGGTAATCCCCAAACCTAATGGAGGTGTTGATGTTTCCATGCTGAAAAAAGCTGTCAGAATGATTGACGGTAGATTTGAGACTGAG GCATCTGGAAATGTGACTCTTGACACCGTGCACCAAATCGGACAAACTGGAGTGACCTATATATCTAG TGGTGCCTTGACGCATTCGGTGAAAGCACTTGACATCTCCCTGAAGATTGATACTGAGCTTGCTCTCGAAGTTGGGAGGCGTACAAATCGTGCCTGA